The Bacteroidota bacterium genome includes a window with the following:
- a CDS encoding DUF2480 family protein gives MEEIINKVEQSGLITIDPGEIYFPGERVVIDIKDQLYQGLILKEKDFREFIKNKNWKEYDGKFVALTCSADAIIPDWTWMLLASSLQPFAKKIVFGNMELLETVLFEEALNKFDVEIYRDKRIIIKGCGDKPVPKTAYVELTRRLQPVVKSIMYGEPCSTVPVYKQPK, from the coding sequence ATGGAAGAAATAATAAATAAAGTGGAACAGAGCGGATTGATCACGATCGATCCGGGTGAAATTTATTTTCCAGGTGAGCGCGTGGTGATCGATATAAAAGATCAGCTCTACCAGGGATTGATCTTGAAAGAAAAAGATTTCCGTGAATTCATTAAAAATAAAAACTGGAAAGAGTACGACGGAAAATTTGTTGCACTCACCTGTTCTGCTGATGCTATTATTCCCGACTGGACCTGGATGCTTCTCGCTTCGTCATTACAGCCATTCGCAAAAAAAATTGTTTTCGGAAATATGGAATTGCTCGAAACCGTTCTCTTCGAAGAAGCGCTGAATAAATTTGATGTGGAAATTTACCGCGACAAAAGAATTATCATAAAAGGTTGCGGAGATAAACCGGTTCCGAAAACCGCGTATGTGGAATTGACAAGAAGACTGCAGCCCGTGGTAAAAAGTATCATGTACGGAGAGCCGTGTTCGACGGTGCCGGTGTACAAGCAACCAAAGTGA
- a CDS encoding SUF system Fe-S cluster assembly protein, with protein sequence MPATIVSKDAEFTQKIIDVLKMCFDPEIPVDIWELGLIYEIKVNDDNEVEILMTLTSPNCPVAESLPQDVENKVREVEGVKSSKVNITFDPPWEKEMMSEVAQLELGFM encoded by the coding sequence ATGCCGGCAACAATAGTTTCAAAAGACGCAGAATTCACGCAGAAGATCATCGATGTACTTAAAATGTGCTTCGACCCGGAAATTCCTGTCGATATCTGGGAACTCGGTTTGATCTACGAAATAAAAGTGAACGACGATAATGAAGTGGAAATTCTCATGACACTTACTTCCCCGAATTGTCCTGTTGCAGAATCACTGCCGCAGGATGTGGAAAATAAAGTGCGCGAAGTAGAAGGAGTAAAATCTTCGAAAGTGAATATCACCTTCGATCCGCCGTGGGAAAAAGAAATGATGAGTGAAGTAGCGCAACTGGAATTGGGATTTATGTAA
- a CDS encoding cysteine desulfurase: MTETKIISKNTYDVNLLRQDFPILSREVNGKPLIYFDNGATTQKPQVVIDCISNYYSHYNANIHRGVHKLSQEASQAYEEARKTVAEFIGANSPNELIFTRGTTESINLVAASFLRKKLDAGDEILVTEMEHHSNILPWQQLCEEKNATLKIIPVNEHGELEMTRVPLLLSPKTKFVAVAHVSNTLGTINPLKEIVALAHAQNIPVLVDGAQAAPHMRVNVQELGCEFYCFSAHKVYGPTGIGALYVKEEILNELPPYQTGGGTIKTVSFAKTVYADGPLRFEAGTPNIEGAIGMAKALEYVNGVGMKNIAAHEHELLLYATEKLKQVKGVRIIGEAKEKAGVLSFVIEKIHPFDIAMLIDQQGVAVRTGHHCTQPLMEKFGIPGTIRASFALYNTKEEIDHFITALVKSIKMLS; this comes from the coding sequence ATGACGGAAACAAAGATCATATCAAAAAACACTTACGACGTGAATCTGCTCCGCCAGGACTTCCCCATTCTTTCCCGTGAAGTCAACGGAAAACCATTGATCTATTTCGACAACGGGGCTACTACGCAAAAGCCGCAAGTGGTCATCGATTGCATTTCAAATTATTATTCACATTACAACGCCAACATTCACCGCGGCGTACACAAGCTCAGCCAGGAAGCATCTCAGGCGTATGAAGAAGCAAGAAAAACTGTTGCAGAATTCATCGGCGCAAATTCTCCGAATGAACTAATTTTCACAAGAGGAACAACAGAAAGCATCAATCTTGTTGCTGCTTCTTTCCTGAGAAAAAAACTCGACGCCGGTGATGAAATTCTCGTCACAGAAATGGAACATCATTCCAATATTCTTCCGTGGCAGCAATTGTGTGAAGAAAAAAATGCAACACTTAAAATAATTCCGGTGAATGAACACGGTGAACTTGAAATGACCCGGGTGCCGCTGCTGCTTTCACCAAAAACAAAATTCGTTGCTGTTGCGCACGTGTCGAATACGCTCGGCACGATAAACCCGCTTAAAGAAATTGTTGCTCTCGCACACGCGCAGAATATCCCCGTCCTCGTAGATGGCGCACAGGCGGCCCCGCACATGCGCGTGAACGTGCAGGAACTCGGTTGCGAATTCTATTGTTTCTCTGCACACAAAGTTTACGGGCCTACCGGTATCGGCGCGCTTTATGTGAAAGAAGAAATTCTGAATGAGTTACCGCCTTATCAAACCGGTGGCGGAACGATCAAAACTGTTTCCTTCGCAAAAACAGTTTACGCCGATGGGCCGTTGCGATTCGAAGCGGGCACCCCGAACATCGAAGGTGCTATAGGAATGGCGAAAGCACTGGAATATGTGAATGGAGTGGGAATGAAAAATATTGCGGCGCACGAACATGAATTGCTTTTATATGCGACTGAAAAACTCAAGCAGGTAAAAGGTGTTCGCATCATTGGTGAAGCAAAAGAAAAAGCCGGCGTTCTTTCATTCGTGATAGAAAAAATTCATCCTTTCGATATTGCAATGCTTATCGATCAGCAGGGAGTGGCGGTACGAACGGGGCATCATTGCACACAACCACTCATGGAAAAATTCGGAATACCGGGAACTATACGCGCTTCATTCGCACTTTATAATACCAAAGAAGAAATAGATCATTTCATAACCGCACTTGTCAAATCAATAAAGATGCTGTCATGA
- a CDS encoding SufE family protein, with product MNSIVENEKEIVEDFSMFDQWDDKYQYIIDLGKSLAPMDENLKTENRLIKGCQSKVWLHTELRDGKIFFQADSDAIITKGLVALMVHVLSGHTPEEITKAPLTFIDTIGLKDNLSPTRSNGFIAMVKQMKMDALALSAK from the coding sequence ATGAATTCAATTGTAGAAAATGAAAAAGAGATCGTGGAAGATTTTTCCATGTTCGATCAGTGGGACGATAAATACCAATACATCATTGATCTCGGGAAATCGCTTGCGCCAATGGATGAAAATCTGAAAACAGAAAACCGCCTCATCAAAGGATGCCAGAGCAAAGTGTGGCTCCATACTGAATTGCGTGATGGAAAAATATTTTTTCAGGCGGACAGTGATGCGATCATCACGAAAGGGCTCGTTGCTTTGATGGTACACGTTCTTTCAGGTCACACTCCGGAAGAAATAACAAAAGCACCATTGACATTTATCGATACGATTGGTTTGAAAGATAATCTCTCTCCAACACGGTCGAATGGATTCATAGCAATGGTAAAACAAATGAAAATGGACGCACTCGCTTTGAGTGCAAAATAA